In Populus alba chromosome 4, ASM523922v2, whole genome shotgun sequence, the genomic window ATGAAAATGACTTTCAATAGCAACAGACGAGTTTTCTTACATGCCTTCAAGTTGAAACAGACAAACCATCCTAAGACAAAaatctcttatttatatttGGCAAGAGGATCACGGCCtgttataaatgttattttaatcacATAGTGCATACGCATATAACGACTACCATATTGTACccttaatatacatatacatacatacatacatacatacatacatatatatatatatatatatatatatatatatagtattaatatattacaattattgaaaaacattaaaaaatttaatttaatatttttaaaaggaaaatatatttttgaaaaatacctaaatatatatatatttttttaatttttgatatcaacatattaaaaccataaaaaattataaaaatataattttaataattttgaagttaaatatatttttaaaatacattaaaatatactTTGAAACATAAATACAAAACGTTACCAAATCTACCTACAAAAATAGTCTCTTTGATTTACGTGCCATGAACATGCAGATACTTGTCGTTAAATCTCTTCATCATACAGACAGAGAAAACATTAACATTACATGCACACCAGGTGTGGACAcccaaaacataacaaaatatactctctcttttttttattagaggaaACTCTATTCCTCGAAAAACATATTTTGTGGGTCCAGGTGAGTGAGTAAAACTCTGGttgtcccaggctcttacaagaggtgCATGCCCTGACTTGAACTTGAGACCTGTTGTGCAGATTTCAAGCCCTTTACTACCACGCTACGTCGTTCACTGGGGATAACAAAATATACATGTTTTCCATGCAGCACATTGGTGTAATAATTgcgaagagaaattaaaaacaataccGTCCAATCCATGATGTGAACGTCTTGATCCTGTTACTTGGGAATGTGCAAAGAGCTACAACCTTGGTTAGTTTGTTCTGCTTGTATTTCAGAGACCGACTTTCAAAGTTTGGTTCTTTTCATTGATTTGTAGCTTTCTCCCCTTTGGAGTTGTAAGCTTCATTGAAAGTCATTCCTTGTTGAAAGATAGGTTGATGAGGCCCCTCTTTCCTTTAACATGAGATTTTTAGAAACTGAACTTCTCCGACCACCGCCAGAAAGAAATGTGGTTTAATTAGTGTTCACTTGATATGAGGCTTATATGATTATAGATACTCTGTATTCTCAtgctcttctctcttctttttttcttatgcgCCTAAAGTCCGATATCTCAACCGATTCCAGGTACAAGAAATTATCCAAAGCAGCAAGCAATTACTTGAAACTTGAAAGCCACGAAAGTAGCTATAAAGCTGcaagataaatgtttttttatttccatatgAATcacaatttgaatttttttatagccACGCCTGATCGACGGACTATGTCATATACACACCCTGCTATAGCAGTAGGAAAAGAGAATTAGTCAGCATAATTAAACAACTCTAGGCGTTGACATTTGGAAGTAAAGGCCATATTATAATGTAAtactaaaaaagtaaaaaaatcttGGACTTGCATGCAAGCTTTTCAGATTCTGTCTATCTTGAACAAGAGTGCTGAAGGACGAGATTGTGTCAAGCTTCCCTATGTCAATGTCAGGCCGACATGAGCATATAGTATAGAACAACTGAAATGTAGTAAAATACAGACTAGTCTATCAAATTGGCCCCTATCATTTAAGTTGTAGAGATCACAGGATTGGCTGTTCAACAAGAATTCACACGAAGGAAAGAAATTTGGGGTAAAGCACTCGGTTCATGACACAGAACATActgaaaatcacaaaaaatcattcattagtaaagtaaaaaaaacaaaaaacagagtgAGAGAGAAGAGATAACATTTCCCAAACAAAATTTCATCAATATCCATCACACATTACACAAATAATTGAAGGCCTAATATTGCTGAGTTTATGGTTGCTCAAAACAATGTGCTAGCCACACACTATGTTCATGCAACAGGAAGCATTATTCATCTTTGGTGATTTCTGTTCTTATGTTAACCTTTGGTCAATGCCATTGACTTTGATCGGAGATTTAGAAATATTCCCCTGAAAATGACATTAAGGAGGAAAAGGAATCCAATCTCATTTTCTgtaaaatttgataaagaaaatttgaaGTAGAGAAGAGTGGGTTGGAGACGAAGTAAATACCAGCCTACTGCGATAAGGTTGTGGAAAATAACACGAAACTGCAGTGGCATGTACTGGTGATTTACCCACCCAACGACTGGCCAGAACTACGTTTTTTTCATCTATCAAAGTTTCATGACAATGagtggatttttctttttaatgtaacAAATTGCATTGATTGTAATGAGGAAAGAGCAATACCGTCCATGATGTGAACTGCACTGTTGGGTATtccttttttagtttggttttcacTTGCATCCAGGGTCTTCCTGCATTTCATGTTTCTAGTTAGATGATAAGCAGCAATGATGTGCTTGTTTGTCATGCAACAAACAACTGAATCAATATATCATTTCCTCATGCCTGTATGAAagtttttgtaaaagtttttgtAAACCTAGCCAACGAATGCTTCTTCTGAGCTAACTTCTTTTACAATTTGACAGTTCTTTTGAGTTTAAAATTCATGCATGACTACTTAGAATTGAAAAACAGAACAAAGCTTACATTGGGATTATGATTCTTGAGTAGTGCAAGAAACCAGTTTATATGTTAATCCCTTTGTTTTGCTACAAATTCTTTTCCATGGATATGGACTTATAACTTCACCAATGTAGTTTTTAGTGTGTCATACCACACTTTATGGACATAAGAGCTTAGAAAAGCCAACCCTAAGGTAATCAGATAGGATTGCAGCTTTGCGGAGTTGTGAGTCTAAGATGAGCCGATACAGACTTACCGTCAATAACCATCTCATAATCAATCATGAAAACCAAGTTGTTCCAAGGAGAAGCTGTCAACTGCTCCACAGCCACCTGAAACAATTGGATTCAGCATTTTAGAATGGTTATTTAATTTAGTAGGCATTAAGGGTTACTGAAAtataaagaacataattaagGTAGAATGAATTGAAAACAGCATTGGTAATATGATAGGAAGGTTACCAATCCACGATAGAAGAGTTATGAGTACAGAATTTTACAATAGAGCCATAAAGGTAGAGCATACCTTCTTGGCAACTGTTGCGGTATCCTTCTTTCCCTATAACATTTTTTCCAGCATTAAATGTAGGAAATGCCCGAATGGTCCCAGATATCCAAACCCAAAAAGCTGCATTTAGCCACGTTAGGGTGGATGAttgtaaaaagagaagaaaaaatgtaaCAATAGATACGCAAATGTGAATTAACATACCAGCAGCTGACATGCATACAACTCAGACTATTCACAACTATTTAATGCATTTAAGAACCCAACTTTGCTTTAGTTTATGCATGCTACCAGGGAATCACTATTTGGCTTTGCTATGGTCAATTCAACTAcaattgaaactgaaaacaCGGACTGAAAGACCAGATTCATGGAATGAAATATAGGTAGATTTCATCATTTCGGTGTGCAAAATGCTTGTTAGATGCATTTCTTGGTATTTAGCAGGAAGTGATCAAAGTTAAACAACAGGATAAAAAGTTCATAAGTAGCAAGAAATAAATGGCAGCAttgttttacaattaaaaatcagACAGGAGTATGATCATAAGTGACAAAGGAGGAGTAATGCCTTCGAAGCACTTGGAATTGGTATAAAAATCTCACTGCTCCACAAGTATTGTAAATCTGAGCAGATTTTGTGGTTGATCTAaccctgtttgtttttacatttcaaaagtgcttttgaaaaaattaaaacatttttattttttttctttgcttcaaattaatatgtttttagatcattttgatgcattaatatcaaaaataattttttaaaaaaataaaataatatattattttgattacatTTATGagtaaaaacactttgaaaagcaaccacaaccacacttttAAACAGGTTAGTAACATCAGCTTCTCTACAGTTTGCTTATGTTTGTACAGGTATTGTGAACAAAGGCAAATTAGTGTAGAGAAACAAATACCAAAACTCCCCATCCCTCCCCATGGATTCGTGGTTTTTCAATCACAATTTCCTTTCTATGTTTGCAACAGTTCTTAACTATTTGATACATATCCACCAAGCAATATACTCCCATTTTCCAGAAATAATATGATTCAACTTCGAAACAGAAGAAACAATTTACAAACCAGTGCAAAGTTGTGAATCCTCTATCACAGTATACCAGTCTACAACTAAGAGCAATTCCCTGAAATAAGTCGACTTCATTGAACTGATAATCCAAACTTCCACCAAAGTCTCAGCTTTCCTATTATTTCCTATCAATAGAATTTGGCCTACTCCTGAGTCCTAACACATAAATTGCTAAGATTCCGATCAATGAAGTTACAGTATTCTACAACAAAAATCAAAGGGAAAAAGAAACTGGAACCAATAAAACTCACACTGCTCACTCACAGTTCATTGGAAAACGAATTGAAGGTAACGAAATGAGAAAGAAGCTTATACCACTTTGAGCAAAATCCTTTTAATTTGAAGTTTCTGTATGCCAGAGAGTTTCTGTGCTACTATGTCACTGACAGCTGACAACACCCCTGTTGTAATTGCCTGCattacacaaatatttcttacaaAATCCGATCATATTACAAATTCAAAAAGGTCATTCATTTACAAATGTGGATCTcaatttttcataacacaaatGCAATCATCAAGAGGGTAGTTGACCTCAATTCCCCATCTtaagaaaaaacccaaaaaattgaaaagatccAAACTTTCATCACATTCTTCCCTCAATCAAATACCCCATAAAAAATGAAgcccaaaaaaattgaaaaaactagtaaaaaattcaaacttcaatcacttccttcctcaatcaaaaacaaatccaaaacaaacaaaaaaacacataacaaaGAAAGAGATTTGACATCAAATATATAACTTAGTCCTCAAGGGGTGCTGTTGAAGTTGTAACAAGTACTGTTGCAGTCCTCCCTTCGCTACTGACcccattttttatattacatttGCCTGTAAAATTGAGCAAGAAAGACTCAACCTTCTGTACTAATCACTCTCACCCAACTTCCTCTCGTTAACTTGACCAGTGACTCGCTCTAAAAAATATCAGACAAAGACATAAGAAAGTGACAAGTGGGAAGTTAGAGCTGTCGTaggtgtcgcacccgacatcgcggcggccctaaaaaaaattaattctcttgattattatggaaaaagaacagatttctggcatccggttcttttaaggaaaaatgtctcgtttgaggagtcgccacctagtattatggtcactaggaaccctaactggtcaacagagattctatggctcgggattggttacataaaagggaagatattatcaccccttaaacgttctgcctaaggcagactgcattgttggttttgtcttaaattgctaaatatttattaatttatgctgtgatgatttgtttacaatattcctgactctggcgccagtaaATATTCGAGcttgaataattccaactctagcgttggtaaaaattcatagttacgaaaaaaaattagatcaatatttttttattccctactctagcatccgtgaataaataaataaaaacaaatttatttttacgcatgcacatattttttatttatctggctaaataaaataaaatacaacgaataaaaataatatacatttaaaccggtatttttattcctgactctggcgtcagtgaataaaccaacaaatttacattatttttaatcatgcatacacattttttattctttcaactttttttgttttttctattttttatttatttttttatttttttgggctggacCGAGTAGGCCTCGCCGGGTCATTGGCCCAGCCAGTGACCCCGGTTGGTTAAGAAATCACAGTACAAGCACAATTAAAATTACTGATGTAAACTGTATTTGCATGCACAacgtgaattaaaatgcaaatacAAAAGAGAAGGGAAACCGGGAGCTTACCTGGAGCAGCCGTGCGTGAAGATGAAGACGAAGGTGACGACCGGGCGGTGTCTTCTCCCTCCTTGCTTCTTGTCAGTTTTTTCGTTCTTTTTCGTTTGTCCCCCAGTTCTTCGTGAATTGTTTTGTTCTCGGTGTTTCTGCCTTTTTTTGTTCGCTTCCCCTCCGGTCTTCCTCTTCGTTTTTTTTGTCTCTGTTTCGTCCCAAAAATCCCCTGTTTTCGTCTATGTCCAGGCTTCCTCTTGTCTTCGGTTCCCAAAATCCTCCTCTGTTCTGGGTCTGTTTCGTCAGCTTCCCCGTTGTGTTCTGTTTCTTCCCGTCTCTATTTCCAGTGtttttttctcgtttttttttttgccgtcTGTGGTTGCTCTGTTTCGTTCGTTCTCTGTGATTCCCCCGGTTCTATCTTTTTCTCGGgtctgctctttttttttctttctttttcctcagtTCTGTCTCTTCCCCTTAGTCTCCTCCCATGTTTTCGTTTCTTCTCCCCCAGTCTACTGGTTTTTTCACCCTCAGTTCTGTCCCTCTCCCTGTCTTTCCCCCCTcgtttttttctgctttttccTTTGTTGTGCTCCTCTTTATAAGCAACCGAGCAACCTTACACCTCCTAGCATGCATTAATGGCACATCGTGGGCAAAAACGTTGCCACGTTCTCTGCCGTTTCTGTTGAGTCGGGATGGAGGAGATGAACAGTGGGGTGTTTAATGGCCATTTGCATTTTGTCCTTGAAGCCTGAAATCATGCAATAATGCCCCTGGATACAATTGTAATTGGATCCCTTTATTTCGgcctttttttaaaacattcctTGGACTCTAATCTATTGCCATTTTGCccccaattaaccccaaactttgataattcttcaattaagtccctgatttcattaattcaattaaatccaagtccaattaagtctccaaacttatcaattctccaattaaacccttaattaaattaattccaagctcaattaagt contains:
- the LOC118050904 gene encoding peroxisomal membrane protein PMP22-like, producing MQAITTGVLSAVSDIVAQKLSGIQKLQIKRILLKVLFGFGYLGPFGHFLHLMLEKMFKGKKDTATVAKKVAVEQLTASPWNNLVFMIDYEMVIDGRPWMQVKTKLKKEYPTVQFTSWTYVLCHEPSALPQISFLRVNSC